The following is a genomic window from Geobacillus subterraneus.
CCCGCACTTTGGGCACGGGCGGGCAAGCGGTTTATCCCATGAAACAAAGTCGCATTCCGGGAAGCGGTCGCAGCCGTAAAACAATCGCTTGCGCTTGCTGCTGCGCTCGACGATATTGCCTTCATGGCATTTTGGGCATTTGACGCCGATTTCTTTCACAATCGGCTTCGTATGGCGGCACTCCGGGAAGTTCGAGCAGGCGATAAACTTGCCGAAGCGGCCCATTTTGTACACCATCGGGCTGCCGCACACGTCGCAGTCGATGCCGGCCGGCTCATCTTTAATTTCCACTTCGCGCATTTCTTCTTCAGCCACTTTCAGCCGCTTCTCAAACTCGCGGTAAAATTCATCGACGACTTTGATCCACTCTACTTTTCCTTCTTCAATTTCATCAAGCTCTTTTTCCATTTTCGCCGTAAACTCGACGTCGATAATCTCCGGAAAAAATTCTAACATCAACTCGACGACAATTTCACCGAGCTCCGTCGGAACGAACCGCTTGTTCTCCAGAACGACATAATTGCGCTTCTGGATCGTGTCAAGCGTCGGCGCGTAAGTGGACGGACGGCCGATGCCGAGCTCTTCTAACGTTTTCACTAGGCGCGCTTCCGTATAGCGCGGCGGCGGCTGAGTAAAATGCTGCTTCGGCTCGATCGTTTCGCTTTCAACCGTCTCTCCTTCCTCGAGATCAGGAAGCAGCCGATCTTGTTCCTCCGTCTGATCGTCCGTTCCCTCGATGTATACTTTCATAAATCCCGGAAATTTCACCTTCGAGCCGCTGGCGCGGAACAGCACTCCGTTGCTTTCGAGTTCGACGCTCATCGTGTCGAGCACGGCCGCGGCCATTTGGCTGGCGATAAACCGTTCCCAAATGAGCTTATACAGCCGGAATTGGTCGCGCGTCAAATACGGCTTCACTTTATCTGGATCGCGAAATGCCGATGTCGGGCGAATGGCTTCGTGGGCATCTTGGGCGTTCGTGCTTTTCTTTTCCTTTCGCTTTTCTTGATTGACATAGGAAGCGCCGAACGTCGCTTCGATATATGCCGACGCCTCTTGTTGGGCTGTTTCGGCAACGCGCGTCGAGTCGGTGCGCATATACGTGATCAGCCCGACCGTCCCTTCGCCGCCGAGGTCGATCCCTTCATACAGCTGCTGGGCGACCATCATCGTCTTTTTTGTGCGGAAATTCAGCTTGCGCGCGGCTTCCTGCTGAAGCGACGACGTTGTAAACGGCGGCACCGGGCTGCGCCGGCGCTCACGTTTTGTCACCGTTTTCACCGTAAACGCCCGCCCGTTTAAACGGGCGAGCACTCCTTTTACGTCCGCTTCCGTTTTTAACTCGAGCTTTTCCCCATCAACGCCGTAAAACGAGGCGGCAAATATCTCCGTCCCTTTTTGAAACTTCGCTTGGATCATCCAATATTCTTCCGGTTGAAATTGGCGGATTTCGTTTTCCCGGTCGGTGATGAGGCGCAGCGCGACCGACTGGACGCGGCCGGCGCTCAGCCCTTTTTTCACTTTTTTCCACAGGAGAGGGCTGATGTTATAGCCGACGAGGCGATCGAGCACGCGCCGCGCCTGCTGGGCGTCGACGAGATTCATATTGATTGACCGCGGTTGCTGAAACGATTGTTGAATCGCGTCTTTTGTAATTTCATGAAAGACGACGCGGCAATCGGAGTGAATATCGAGATCGAGCATGTTGGCCAAATGCCAGGCGATCGCCTCCCCTTCTCGGTCCGGGTCGGCGGCGAGAAACACTTTTTTCGCCTTTTTGGCCGCCGTTTTCAGCTCTTTAATCACCTGGCCTTTGCCGCGGATGGTAATGTATTTCGGCGCATAGCCGTGATCTATATCAACGCCCATTTGGCTTTTTGGCAAATCGCGAACGTGGCCCATCGAAGCTTTGACCGTATATTTTTTTCCTAAGTACCGTTCAATCGTCTTCGCTTTCGTTGGCGATTCGACGATAACCAAGTAGTCTGACATCCATCTTCCACCCCTAGGAAGTAAATTGAAATCCTCATTATTATTAATGATTATTGCCGGGTTTGTCAAACATGATCATTGCACATACGGGAATTCGATGGTTATGTCCGCTGCCTCCTGCACTAGTTTTGCCCCGTGCTGAATGAGCATATTCGGTCCGGCAGCCTCCGCTACGTTGATCGGACCAGGGACGGCGAACACTTCCCGCCCTTGCTCGAGCGCGTACGACGCTGTGATGAGCGACCCGCTTTTCACTTTCGCCTGCACGACGAGCGTGCCGAGCGACAGCCCGCTAATGATGCGGTTGCGCGCCGGAAACTGCCACGTTTGCGGTTTCGTTGCCGGCGGATGTTCGGCGATGATGAGCTGCTCGTTCATGAGCCGCCGGGCGAAGGAGCGGTGCTCTTTCGGGTAAATATGGTTAAGACCGCCGGCGATGACCGCGATCGTCGTTCCGCCGTGCCGTACGGCGAGCTGATGGGCGCAAACATCAATGCCAAAGGCAAGACCGCTCACGATCGTCCAACCGGCGGCGGCAAGCGGCGGCACCAGTTTTTCGAGCGCTTCGATTCCTTCTTTTGTTGGACGTCTCGTGCCGACGATGCTAATCAGCTTAGTTTCTCGAAGCAACCGTATATTTCCTTTCGCATACAGCACCCAAGGCGGATCGTATATATGCTTGAGCAGGGGGGGATAGTCAAGATCGAACACAGTGATGATGCGAATGCCTTGATCGCTATATGTTTTTACTACACTTTGCATGTCAATGGAATGCAAATCATGGAAAAAAGCAGCCCATTGGGCGCCAGAGAGTGGAACGAGCGGACGTAGAACAGCGGGGGGCAAAGAAAACGGTGCAGACAAGGTCGGGTCAGCCTCCATCAAATAGCGGATCGTCTTCCATCCTGCTCCGCGGCAATGATGGAGATGGATGAGCCGGTCGCGGACCGTATCGTACATCGTATTCTCCTTTCTCGCAAAATGATAAACAGCACCCCGCACGTGATCGTGCGGGGCAGGAACATTAATGCGTTTTGCATTTTTCGTACAATCCGCGCTCTTTCAGGACGGAAATGAGCGTTTCGCCGATGACGGCCGGCGTTTCCGCCACTTTGATGCCGCACTCGGCCATTTTTTTGATTTTTTCCGCGGCTGTACCTTTGCCGCCGGAAATGATCGCGCCAGCATGGCCCATCCGTTTGCCCGGAGGCGCCGTTTGCCCGCCGATAAAGCCGACGACCGGTTTCGTCATGTTCGCTTTCACCCATTCGGCCGCTTCTTCTTCCGCCGTGCCGCCGATTTCGCCGATCATAATGACCGCGTATGTCTCTTCGTCCTCGTTAAACGCCTTCAGCACATCGATGAAGTTCGTGCCGTTGACCGGGTCGCCGCCAATGCCGACCGCCGTCGACTGGCCGATGCCGGCTTGCGTCAGTTGATGGACCGCCTCGTACGTCAGTGTGCCGGAGCGAGAGACGATGCCGACATGCCCTTTTTTGTGGATGTAGCCCGGCATAATGCCGATTTTGCACTCTTCCGGCGTAATGACGCCCGGGCAGTTCGGGCCGATGAGGCGTGTCTTTTTGCCTTCCATGTACCGTTTCACTTTCACCATATCAAGCACCGGAATGCCCTCGGTGATGCAGACGACGAGATCAAGCCCGGCATCGACCGCTTCCATAATGGCATCAGCTGCAAACGCCGGCGGAACGTAAATGACCGAGGCGTTCGCCCCCGTTTTTTCGACCGCTTCCGAAACGGTGTCAAACACCGGCACGCCTTCGACTTCCGTGCCGCCTTTGCTCGGCGTGACCCCGCCGACAATGTTCGTTCCGTATTCAATCATCTGTTTTGTATGAAACAGCCCTTGCGAACCGGTAATCCCTTGTACGATCACTTTCGTGTCTTTATTGACAAAAACGCTCACGTGTCTCCCTCGCTTTCTTAACGTACTAGCTCGACGATTTTTTGCGCGCCGTCCGCCATCGATTCCGCCGCCGTAATGTTCAAGCCCGACTCTTGCAAAATCTTTTTCCCGAGCTCGACGTTCGTTCCTTCGAGGCGAACGACAAGCGGAAGCGTCAAGCCGACTTGCTTCGTCGCTGCGACGATGCCGCTCGCAATAACGTCGCATTTCATAATGCCGCCGAAAATATTGACGAAAATGCCTTTCACGTTCGGGTCAGACAAAATGATTTTGAACGCTTCCGTCACTTTTTCCTCGCTGGCGCCGCCGCCGACATCGAGGAAGTTGGCCGGCTCGCCGCCGTAATATTTAATGATGTCCATCGTCGCCATCGCCAAGCCGGCGCCGTTGACCATGCAGCCGATGTTGCCGTCA
Proteins encoded in this region:
- the topA gene encoding type I DNA topoisomerase, encoding MSDYLVIVESPTKAKTIERYLGKKYTVKASMGHVRDLPKSQMGVDIDHGYAPKYITIRGKGQVIKELKTAAKKAKKVFLAADPDREGEAIAWHLANMLDLDIHSDCRVVFHEITKDAIQQSFQQPRSINMNLVDAQQARRVLDRLVGYNISPLLWKKVKKGLSAGRVQSVALRLITDRENEIRQFQPEEYWMIQAKFQKGTEIFAASFYGVDGEKLELKTEADVKGVLARLNGRAFTVKTVTKRERRRSPVPPFTTSSLQQEAARKLNFRTKKTMMVAQQLYEGIDLGGEGTVGLITYMRTDSTRVAETAQQEASAYIEATFGASYVNQEKRKEKKSTNAQDAHEAIRPTSAFRDPDKVKPYLTRDQFRLYKLIWERFIASQMAAAVLDTMSVELESNGVLFRASGSKVKFPGFMKVYIEGTDDQTEEQDRLLPDLEEGETVESETIEPKQHFTQPPPRYTEARLVKTLEELGIGRPSTYAPTLDTIQKRNYVVLENKRFVPTELGEIVVELMLEFFPEIIDVEFTAKMEKELDEIEEGKVEWIKVVDEFYREFEKRLKVAEEEMREVEIKDEPAGIDCDVCGSPMVYKMGRFGKFIACSNFPECRHTKPIVKEIGVKCPKCHEGNIVERSSKRKRLFYGCDRFPECDFVSWDKPLARPCPKCGGLLIEKKLKKGVQVQCTACDYEEQPEA
- the dprA gene encoding DNA-processing protein DprA; protein product: MYDTVRDRLIHLHHCRGAGWKTIRYLMEADPTLSAPFSLPPAVLRPLVPLSGAQWAAFFHDLHSIDMQSVVKTYSDQGIRIITVFDLDYPPLLKHIYDPPWVLYAKGNIRLLRETKLISIVGTRRPTKEGIEALEKLVPPLAAAGWTIVSGLAFGIDVCAHQLAVRHGGTTIAVIAGGLNHIYPKEHRSFARRLMNEQLIIAEHPPATKPQTWQFPARNRIISGLSLGTLVVQAKVKSGSLITASYALEQGREVFAVPGPINVAEAAGPNMLIQHGAKLVQEAADITIEFPYVQ
- the sucD gene encoding succinate--CoA ligase subunit alpha, with amino-acid sequence MSVFVNKDTKVIVQGITGSQGLFHTKQMIEYGTNIVGGVTPSKGGTEVEGVPVFDTVSEAVEKTGANASVIYVPPAFAADAIMEAVDAGLDLVVCITEGIPVLDMVKVKRYMEGKKTRLIGPNCPGVITPEECKIGIMPGYIHKKGHVGIVSRSGTLTYEAVHQLTQAGIGQSTAVGIGGDPVNGTNFIDVLKAFNEDEETYAVIMIGEIGGTAEEEAAEWVKANMTKPVVGFIGGQTAPPGKRMGHAGAIISGGKGTAAEKIKKMAECGIKVAETPAVIGETLISVLKERGLYEKCKTH